One part of the Salinivirga cyanobacteriivorans genome encodes these proteins:
- a CDS encoding LytR/AlgR family response regulator transcription factor gives MLEFLKRPYPFNDDLKRNARVIFFISISIFVFLLLFQPLEISTLAGKEKIYLIIGLGVITFLSLSINLLVLPSLWPQIFLHREWKIWKEILWDLWLLFTIAFGYFLMYKTLGIIEFSFSMIVKMILIAIIPLTALIIFNYNRLLRLHLRTANNLNKQLKQNRKAEDKLVHIDSEYQKDKLSLKPGLIILIRSADNYIEVFWRDGTAIKSQLIRSTLIKVSELLSDYNYFFKCHRSFLVNINQIDRVEGNSQGYKLYFQNLNFEVPVSKNAIKELKSRIKFL, from the coding sequence ATGCTTGAGTTCCTCAAAAGACCCTATCCTTTTAACGATGACCTGAAAAGAAATGCCCGGGTAATTTTCTTTATCAGCATTAGTATATTTGTTTTTTTATTGCTTTTTCAACCATTGGAAATAAGCACCCTTGCAGGTAAAGAAAAAATTTATCTTATTATTGGATTGGGAGTTATTACATTTTTATCCCTGAGCATCAATTTGCTGGTACTCCCAAGTCTTTGGCCGCAAATTTTTTTACATCGTGAATGGAAAATCTGGAAAGAAATACTCTGGGATCTTTGGTTGCTTTTTACGATTGCTTTTGGTTATTTTTTAATGTACAAAACCCTCGGAATTATTGAGTTTAGTTTTTCTATGATTGTTAAGATGATTCTGATTGCCATTATTCCACTCACGGCACTTATTATTTTTAACTATAACCGGCTTTTGCGCCTGCATTTGCGTACCGCAAATAATTTAAATAAACAGCTGAAGCAGAACAGAAAGGCTGAAGATAAATTGGTACATATCGATAGTGAGTATCAGAAAGATAAACTTTCACTTAAACCTGGCCTAATTATTTTAATCCGCTCTGCCGACAATTACATTGAAGTCTTTTGGCGCGACGGAACAGCCATAAAAAGCCAGTTAATTCGCTCCACTTTAATTAAAGTCAGCGAACTTTTATCTGATTATAACTATTTTTTCAAGTGTCATCGCTCATTTTTGGTTAATATTAATCAGATTGATCGTGTTGAGGGGAATTCTCAAGGATATAAACTATATTTTCAAAACCTGAACTTCGAGGTTCCCGTCTCCAAAAATGCCATCAAAGAATTAAAATCTCGTATAAAATTCCTTTAA
- the feoB gene encoding ferrous iron transport protein B, whose amino-acid sequence MQLSELKNGEKAVIVKVRGHSGFRRRVTEMGFVRGKEVKVIRNAPLKDPVEYEIMGYDVSLRRKEADMVEIITLEEARKLDLNGFTGSFSDDEVLYKSAEIKGRTINVAFVGNPNAGKTTVFNFLAGAKEKVGNYGGVTVDVKKAAASMHGYDFNFYDLPGTYSLSAYSHEELFVRNFIFNNTPDIVVNVVDASNLERNMYLTTQLIDMHIPVVMALNMYDELEKKRAKLDMEHLGAMLGIPIVPTVGSKGKGLKELMQKVIDVYENRDETFKLIHINYGQEIEKSIDRVKTQVKGNKHLTTTRSARYIAIKLLERDRHVQDVIATAQNAENIRSAAETESERIERIYQDKPDAVFTDAKYGFVAGALTETYSESPVRRRRKTEIIDAFLTHKLFGFPVFFAFMFIMFFVTFNVGQYPMDWIDSLFAWLNNMSIEFLPKGSFRHLLTDGIISGIGSVLVFLPNILILFFFISLMEDTGYMARAAFIMDKVMHKIGLHGKSFIPLLMGFGCNVPAILATRILENKQDRLLTMLINPFMSCSARLPVYILIIGAFFPQYPTLMLMGIYLFGITLAVITALIFKKILFKQPSAPFVMELPPYRVPTLRVILRHMWDKAAEYLKKVGGTILVAVIIIWALKFYPQDTEQIQKRKQEIAKVEQSSEITEPLKEEKLKEINMAYEKAHLEQSYLRQIGHAIEPVITPIGLDWRMGISIVTGIAAKEIVVSTLGVIYQTDDENNQSLISKLREESRKTGESKAMYNLRALSFLIFILIYFPCVGVVAAVKKETNGWKWPVFLVVYTTGLAWVMSFLVFQVGKFMIQIL is encoded by the coding sequence ATGCAGTTATCTGAACTGAAGAATGGCGAAAAAGCGGTAATAGTTAAAGTGCGGGGGCACAGTGGTTTCCGTAGGAGAGTAACCGAAATGGGTTTTGTTAGGGGTAAGGAAGTTAAAGTAATTCGGAATGCACCCCTGAAGGATCCGGTAGAATACGAGATAATGGGTTACGACGTTTCTTTGCGGCGCAAAGAAGCCGATATGGTAGAGATAATAACACTTGAGGAAGCCAGAAAATTGGACCTCAACGGATTTACCGGAAGCTTTTCCGATGATGAGGTTTTATATAAATCGGCCGAAATAAAAGGCCGCACAATTAACGTGGCATTTGTAGGAAATCCTAATGCCGGTAAAACCACGGTATTTAATTTTTTAGCGGGCGCCAAAGAGAAAGTTGGTAATTATGGAGGTGTAACCGTCGATGTTAAAAAGGCTGCGGCAAGTATGCACGGTTACGATTTCAATTTCTACGATTTGCCCGGCACATATTCATTATCGGCCTATTCGCACGAAGAGCTTTTTGTGCGAAACTTTATTTTCAATAATACACCCGACATTGTGGTCAATGTGGTGGATGCTTCGAACCTGGAGCGCAACATGTACCTGACCACGCAGCTTATCGACATGCATATACCGGTTGTGATGGCGCTAAATATGTACGATGAGCTTGAGAAAAAACGCGCCAAATTGGATATGGAGCATCTGGGTGCTATGTTGGGAATCCCCATCGTGCCAACAGTAGGTTCTAAGGGCAAAGGCCTTAAGGAGCTTATGCAAAAGGTAATTGATGTGTATGAAAATCGCGACGAAACATTTAAGCTTATTCACATTAATTACGGTCAGGAAATTGAGAAATCAATTGACCGGGTCAAGACGCAGGTAAAGGGCAATAAGCACCTTACAACCACACGTTCGGCACGGTATATTGCCATAAAATTATTGGAACGTGACCGGCATGTGCAGGATGTAATTGCCACTGCGCAAAATGCAGAAAACATACGTTCAGCAGCAGAAACCGAGTCTGAAAGGATCGAACGCATATATCAGGATAAACCCGATGCCGTTTTCACCGATGCTAAATACGGATTCGTGGCCGGGGCACTAACCGAAACTTATTCCGAAAGTCCGGTGAGGCGTCGGCGTAAGACAGAAATTATCGATGCGTTTTTAACCCATAAGCTATTTGGGTTCCCGGTATTTTTCGCCTTCATGTTCATCATGTTTTTTGTCACCTTTAATGTGGGACAATACCCGATGGATTGGATCGATTCGCTATTTGCCTGGCTTAACAATATGAGTATCGAATTTCTGCCAAAAGGTTCATTCCGGCATTTACTTACAGATGGTATTATAAGCGGAATAGGGTCGGTATTGGTTTTCCTTCCCAATATCTTAATTCTGTTCTTTTTCATCAGCCTGATGGAAGATACCGGCTACATGGCCCGGGCTGCATTTATAATGGATAAAGTAATGCACAAAATAGGTCTGCACGGTAAGTCTTTCATTCCATTGTTGATGGGATTTGGTTGCAATGTGCCGGCTATTCTTGCTACCCGTATTCTTGAAAATAAGCAGGATCGCCTGCTCACCATGCTTATTAATCCGTTCATGTCGTGCAGTGCAAGGTTGCCGGTTTATATTCTTATTATCGGCGCTTTCTTTCCGCAATATCCCACGCTAATGTTAATGGGTATTTATCTTTTTGGTATTACGCTGGCTGTAATTACGGCGCTTATCTTTAAAAAGATATTGTTTAAGCAACCCAGCGCTCCCTTTGTAATGGAGTTGCCACCATATCGTGTTCCGACTTTACGTGTTATTTTACGTCACATGTGGGATAAAGCAGCTGAATACCTGAAAAAGGTGGGTGGCACCATCCTGGTAGCAGTAATCATAATTTGGGCGCTTAAGTTTTATCCGCAAGATACGGAGCAGATTCAAAAAAGGAAGCAGGAAATTGCAAAAGTTGAGCAAAGCTCAGAAATCACAGAGCCTTTGAAGGAGGAGAAGCTTAAGGAAATCAATATGGCTTATGAAAAAGCACATCTTGAACAATCGTATCTCCGCCAGATAGGTCATGCCATTGAGCCTGTAATTACCCCAATCGGACTCGATTGGCGTATGGGCATCAGTATTGTAACCGGTATTGCAGCCAAAGAGATCGTAGTAAGTACATTGGGTGTAATTTATCAAACAGATGATGAGAATAATCAGTCGCTCATAAGCAAACTAAGGGAGGAAAGCCGCAAAACAGGGGAGAGTAAGGCCATGTATAACCTCAGGGCACTTTCATTCCTCATCTTTATTTTGATATATTTCCCGTGCGTAGGGGTGGTGGCCGCTGTGAAAAAAGAGACCAACGGCTGGAAATGGCCTGTATTCCTGGTGGTATACACAACAGGACTTGCATGGGTTATGTCCTTTTTAGTATTTCAGGTTGGAAAATTTATGATTCAAATATTATGA
- a CDS encoding IS701 family transposase, whose amino-acid sequence MYLSEYEYFFKNKTKTNFDKASQYVEGLALSDLKNIERISETLNANYHQMQHFITESNWDARAVIDQTAKNVDQALPNRKLTGLLIDESGWVKKGKKSVGVDHQYCGNVGKTANSQVAVFGCLCNDKYASLVDTRLYLPKSWIDDQGRCEAAGIPREDRIFRTKPELATEIVKHQLEMGISFDYVGADGLYGNDIVFTRSVADLGLIYMLDIHSNQKIYLEEPELYLPERKSNRGRAPKKLKASTSAVNADTYIKTLSAKDWKKLNIRDSAKGKLKGLFHFKTVYIWDKASNAVEKRLLVVSKRKTNDCVETKYSFTNAELVQYTEQALAYMQAQRFFIEHSFKEQKQILGMDHFQTRKWKSWYHQVALNMIVGSFMLKEKILNQDQIPLLSARDIMDFLVYKFYREMTDERMLEKLEHRHKKRQRDIDYCYSKQ is encoded by the coding sequence GTGTATTTGTCTGAATATGAGTATTTTTTCAAAAATAAAACAAAGACAAACTTCGATAAAGCCTCTCAATATGTCGAAGGACTTGCATTAAGCGATTTGAAAAACATAGAACGCATAAGTGAAACATTGAATGCCAACTATCATCAGATGCAGCATTTCATAACAGAATCTAACTGGGATGCTCGGGCTGTCATCGATCAAACTGCAAAAAATGTAGACCAAGCATTGCCCAATCGGAAGTTAACAGGACTACTCATCGATGAAAGTGGTTGGGTTAAAAAGGGAAAGAAAAGCGTTGGTGTTGATCATCAGTATTGTGGGAATGTAGGAAAAACAGCAAACTCACAGGTAGCCGTTTTTGGCTGTCTTTGTAATGACAAATACGCCTCGTTGGTCGATACCAGGCTTTATTTACCAAAATCATGGATCGATGATCAGGGTAGATGTGAAGCTGCAGGTATACCCCGTGAAGATAGGATTTTCCGCACAAAACCAGAGTTGGCAACAGAAATAGTAAAGCATCAACTTGAAATGGGTATATCATTTGATTACGTTGGAGCGGATGGCCTATATGGAAATGACATTGTATTTACCCGTTCTGTGGCTGATTTGGGCTTAATTTATATGCTTGATATTCATAGTAATCAAAAGATATATTTAGAAGAGCCAGAACTTTATTTGCCCGAACGCAAGAGTAATCGGGGGCGCGCCCCAAAAAAGCTAAAAGCAAGTACATCAGCAGTTAATGCCGACACCTACATTAAAACCCTGTCCGCAAAGGATTGGAAGAAATTAAATATTCGCGATTCTGCAAAAGGCAAACTCAAGGGGCTCTTTCATTTCAAGACTGTTTACATTTGGGACAAAGCCTCCAATGCCGTTGAAAAACGTTTATTGGTTGTTTCGAAAAGAAAAACAAATGATTGCGTAGAGACTAAATATTCATTCACAAATGCCGAACTTGTCCAGTACACCGAACAAGCACTGGCATATATGCAGGCACAGCGTTTTTTTATAGAGCACAGTTTCAAAGAACAAAAGCAAATATTGGGGATGGACCATTTTCAGACTCGTAAATGGAAATCATGGTATCATCAAGTTGCATTAAATATGATTGTAGGCAGTTTTATGTTAAAGGAGAAAATTTTAAATCAGGACCAGATTCCATTGCTTTCTGCAAGGGACATCATGGATTTTTTGGTATATAAGTTTTACCGTGAAATGACAGATGAGCGTATGTTGGAAAAATTGGAACATCGACACAAAAAAAGGCAACGGGATATAGATTACTGTTATTCAAAACAATAA
- a CDS encoding NRDE family protein, which translates to MCTVTYIPPTDENAFVLTSNRDELAFRPTSPPEIYTYGNCKLVYPRDEQAGGSWIAVNEKGNINCLLNGGIIAHKKQEHHTKSRGTVLLDFTLSVLSVQAYFSQTDLCNVEPFTIVGLKQSNGTMQDLTEFIWDGKHKHFRQLNVFNAYIWSSVTLYNKDDRKNRKKWFEQFYKEHKNAITKEKIIDFHSGNYTSDNSIGLIMQEDSGLKTLSITQISMSGNNVQMSYFDLLNSSVKEIEL; encoded by the coding sequence ATGTGCACTGTAACATACATACCTCCAACCGATGAAAATGCTTTTGTGCTTACTTCAAATCGCGACGAATTGGCATTCCGGCCAACTTCGCCACCTGAAATATATACCTATGGCAATTGCAAATTAGTTTATCCCAGAGATGAACAAGCGGGAGGCTCCTGGATTGCAGTAAACGAGAAGGGAAATATCAATTGCTTGCTCAATGGTGGCATTATAGCACATAAAAAACAGGAGCACCACACCAAAAGCAGGGGAACTGTTTTACTGGATTTTACACTTTCAGTACTTTCAGTTCAGGCATATTTTTCTCAAACAGATTTATGCAATGTAGAACCTTTTACCATTGTTGGTCTGAAACAAAGTAACGGCACAATGCAAGACCTTACTGAGTTTATTTGGGATGGAAAACATAAACATTTCCGGCAATTAAATGTCTTCAACGCTTATATTTGGTCTTCGGTAACCCTGTACAATAAAGATGACCGAAAAAACAGAAAAAAATGGTTTGAACAATTTTATAAGGAACACAAAAACGCTATAACCAAAGAAAAGATAATTGATTTTCATTCCGGCAATTATACCAGTGATAATTCAATTGGCCTGATCATGCAAGAAGATAGTGGCTTAAAAACCCTAAGCATTACCCAGATTTCAATGTCTGGCAATAACGTACAAATGAGCTATTTTGATTTGTTGAACAGTTCTGTGAAAGAAATAGAATTATAG